Genomic segment of Pararhodobacter zhoushanensis:
GGTGGCATCCGCCGAGCCGTGCGATTTGACCACGGTGCCGTTCAGCCCCAGAAACACACCACCATTGACCCGGCGCGGATCAATGCGGGTGCTCAACCGTTTGAGAGCACCGCGGGCGAGCAGGGCACCCAGCATGGCCAGCGGGCCGGATTTGAACGATTCGCGCAGGAAATCGCCGACCAGCTTGGCCGTGCCTTCACCGGTTTTCAGCGCGATATTGCCGGTAAAGCCGTCGGTGACGATCACGTCGACGCGGTCCGAGGGAATGTCGGACCCTTCGACGAAGCCAACGTATTCATAGCGGCCGGTTTCCTGATGCCGCGCGATGAGTTCATGCGCGGCTTTGATCTCGGCCCGGCCCTTGTGTTCTTCGGTGCCCACATTGAGCAGGCCGACACGCGGGCGCGGTTCGCCAAAACCATTGCGGAAATAGGTCACGCCCATGATCGCATAGGCAAGAAGGTCCACCGCCTCGGCCTTAATGTCCGCGCCGACATCGAGCATGGTGTTGAACCCATGCCGACCCCGCGCCGGCCACAGACAGGCGATGGCAGGGCGGTTTACCCCGTCCATCCGG
This window contains:
- the plsX gene encoding phosphate acyltransferase PlsX, which codes for MASEQEHLHAGQSSATSSTDRLVISVDAMGGDRGPAAVVAGCALSVQSDPRVDIILHGDKAALEPLVAREPALAGRLSVVHADRAVTMDDKPSHVMRHGKDTSMWSAITALKSGEASAAVSCGNTGALMAVSMLQLRRMDGVNRPAIACLWPARGRHGFNTMLDVGADIKAEAVDLLAYAIMGVTYFRNGFGEPRPRVGLLNVGTEEHKGRAEIKAAHELIARHQETGRYEYVGFVEGSDIPSDRVDVIVTDGFTGNIALKTGEGTAKLVGDFLRESFKSGPLAMLGALLARGALKRLSTRIDPRRVNGGVFLGLNGTVVKSHGSADATGIAAAIGLAAKLAQSGYRGRMAERLVIAAQSSQAAEPNGDTA